In the genome of Lysobacter sp. 5GHs7-4, the window GATAGACCTGCCGGCACTTGGTCGGCAGCCGCAGGATCGCCTCGCGCACGCGTGCCAGCTCCTGTTGGTTGGCCACGCGCTGCTCGTGGGCGAGATCAGCCGACGGCAGGCCGTGGAAATGTTGGTCGAAACTCACGTGCGCGGACGCGTGCTGGCTCTGCTGGCGGCGGCCGCGGTCGTTGAGTTCGTTCATCGCGATCCGGTACATCAGCAGCTTGAGCTGCTCGGCCGGCTGGCCGCGGTAGCGCATCAGCCGGACCAGGCTTTCCTGGGCGATGTCCTTGGCGTCTTCCTCGCCGGTGCGCTTGCACAGGAAGCGGACCAGCGCGTCGCGGTGTTCGAGCACGAAACGCTCGAAGCCGTCGTCGCCGCGCGGATACGGCGCGGGGCGCTCCTCCGGCAGCGGCGGATCCGGGTAGACGTCCATCTGGGCGTGCACGGGGCGGGCCAAGGCCTAAACCACCGTCGCCGAACGGCGCGGGCACGGCGGACCGTGGTATGCGGCGTCCATTGCCGGGCTGTAAACCTGTTCGTTCATCTGCACCTGGCCCCTGTGGCGGGTTGCTTGGTCGCGCTGGAACGGCGGCTGAAGCGCCGCACCGGCTGCGCTAGCTTTGTAACACGGAATTCGCTACCTCAAAGGCTGGCGCTAGCCTATGCGCAAGCGGGCGGACCGCGACGCCGATCGCAATCCCGAGTTGCGGCCCGACTCGTGGAACCCGGCCCACTCGGCTAGAATCGCTGGGTTTGCTCACCCCGAGGTCCTTATGTCCCAGCTCGCCTGTCGCCGTGTCCTGCTCAAGTTGTCCGGCGAGGCGCTGATGGGGGACGAGGATTACGGCATCGACCCCAAGGTGATCGGCCGTCTGGCGCGCGAAGTGGTCGAGGCCCAGCAGGCCGGGGCCGAGGTCGCGCTGGTGATCGGCGGCGGCAACATCTTCCGCGGCGCCGGCCTGGCCGCCGGCGGCATGGACCGGGTCACCGGCGATCAGATGGGCATGCTGGCCACGGTGATCAACGCCCTGGCGATGCAGGACGCGCTGGAGAAACTCGGCGCCAAGGCGCGGGTGATGAGCGCGATCAAGATCAACGACGTCTGCGAGGACTACATCCGCCGGCGCGCGATCCGCCACCTGGAAAAAGGCCGTCTGGTGATCTTCGCCGCCGGCACCGGCAACCCCTTCTTCACCACCGACTCCGGCGCCGCGCTGCGCGCGATCGAGATCGGCGCCGACCTGCTGCTGAAGGCGACCAAGGTCGACGGCGTCTACGACAAAGACCCCAAGAAGCACAGCGACGCGGTCCGCTACGACAAGCTCAGCTACGACCAGGTGATCGCGCGCGACCTGCAGGTCATGGACACCGCCGCGTTCGCGCTGTGCCGCGACAGCGACCTGCCGCTGCGCATCTTCGACATGAGCCAGCCCGGCGTGCTGCTGCGCATTTTGCGCGGCGAACATATCGGCACGCTGGTGCAGGGGCGCGGCTAAGTCTCCACGGAAAACGAAAGAACCAGCGACGCCGTTCTTTCGTATCGTCCAAGCGCCCACCGTAGGGCGCGGCGAGTCTTGGGCGAACCGCTCCTTCGCACCACGCCCTCTGGCGACGATGCGGTTGCCACCGCATCCTACGGCTGCGCGGTAAGACCCCCTCTCGTTTAAGCCTGTGACGAACCCGCCCATGCCCACACTTAAAGCGGCGAATCTGGCAGGCGCGCCCAACCATCCGATATTGACCCGACCGGACACCTACGACGTGGTGGAGTACCGCTACGTCGCCGGCCCGCCGCCGTGGGGCACGCTGGATCTGACGCTGGAGAAGGACGGTGCGCGCGTCTTACTGCGCTTCGACGGCGTGCACGAACTGGAAATCGCCCCGGGCTTTCCTCACGCCTACGCGGGCCTGGAAATCGTGGACGTGTCGGGTTTCGGCTGGGAGCACGCGCGCATCTGCGTGGACTGCTTCGAGCACGGCCCGGGCATCCGCTTCTGGGCGCGCAGCGTGGAACGACTCGCCGGCTGACGCCACCCGGTGTAATAGTGTCCCCGCCCCCACCGTGACAGCATCGCGGCCATGCACTCGCACAGCCACGGCCCCGCGAACGGCACCCGCGCCTTCGCCGCCATCACCCTGATCAATCTGGCCTACACGGCCATCGAGGCCGGTTACGGCTTCGCCACCAATTCGCTGGCGCTGTTGTCGGACGCGCTGCACAACCTGGGCGACGTGCTCGGCCTGGCCCTGGCCTGGGGCGCGGCGGTGCTGGCCAAACGCGCGCCCACCGACCGCCACACCTACGGCTGGCGCCGCGCCACCCTGCTCTCGCCGCTGGCCAATGCGCTGCTGCTGGTGGCGTTTTCCGGCGCGCTGGCCTGGGAGGCGATCCGCCGCTTCAGCGCGCCGCCGGAGATCCCGGCGCTGCCGGTGATGGTGGTCGCCGCGCTCGGCATCGTGGTCAACCTGGGCGCGGCCTGGTTCGTGCGCGACGGCCATGCGCAGGATCTCAACCGTCGCGGCGCCTTCCTGCACCTGGTCGCCGACGCGGCGGTGTCGTTGGCCGCGGTGCTGGCCGGCGTCGGCATGTGGTGGCTGGGCTGGACCTGGCTGGATCCGGCGATCGCGCTGCTGATCGGCGTGGTGGTCGCGGTGGGCGCGTTCGGCCTGCTGCGCGAGAGCTTCAACGCGGCGATGGACGCGGTGCCCAGCAGCATCGACCAGACCGAGGTGGCGGCGTTCCTGGCCGGGCAGCCGGGCGTGACCGCGGTGCACCATCTGCACATCTGGTCGCTGGGCGCGGG includes:
- a CDS encoding RNA polymerase sigma factor, yielding MARPVHAQMDVYPDPPLPEERPAPYPRGDDGFERFVLEHRDALVRFLCKRTGEEDAKDIAQESLVRLMRYRGQPAEQLKLLMYRIAMNELNDRGRRQQSQHASAHVSFDQHFHGLPSADLAHEQRVANQQELARVREAILRLPTKCRQVYLLNRIEGMSYTEIARHCGISVKAVEKHIGRALVLLRLRLRENLSETAGDA
- the pyrH gene encoding UMP kinase is translated as MSQLACRRVLLKLSGEALMGDEDYGIDPKVIGRLAREVVEAQQAGAEVALVIGGGNIFRGAGLAAGGMDRVTGDQMGMLATVINALAMQDALEKLGAKARVMSAIKINDVCEDYIRRRAIRHLEKGRLVIFAAGTGNPFFTTDSGAALRAIEIGADLLLKATKVDGVYDKDPKKHSDAVRYDKLSYDQVIARDLQVMDTAAFALCRDSDLPLRIFDMSQPGVLLRILRGEHIGTLVQGRG
- a CDS encoding cation diffusion facilitator family transporter, coding for MHSHSHGPANGTRAFAAITLINLAYTAIEAGYGFATNSLALLSDALHNLGDVLGLALAWGAAVLAKRAPTDRHTYGWRRATLLSPLANALLLVAFSGALAWEAIRRFSAPPEIPALPVMVVAALGIVVNLGAAWFVRDGHAQDLNRRGAFLHLVADAAVSLAAVLAGVGMWWLGWTWLDPAIALLIGVVVAVGAFGLLRESFNAAMDAVPSSIDQTEVAAFLAGQPGVTAVHHLHIWSLGAGEIAMTAHLVRPDDADHDAFIDRLNHELDHRYGINHPTLQVEHGRACEHDRHDRAPHGEHAHDH